The nucleotide sequence tagaaataaaaagatgactgCCAAAGGCTATTAATGATGTTTGTCCTCTATTGACATTTTTAGAAGGTTTGCAGAAAACCAAAATAATGGGCTGATTTCCCTAAAGGGGTACTTTTTAATGCTTCATTTCTTtagaatttcaaattatttaaattatttatattattgacAGAGGATCCTAGGAATCAGTGGTCTGCACTATTcactgagaaaatatattttgaaaggattttGCAAATGAAAGAACAGCGCATCAAAACCTGGTTTTCATTTTGGCTCTGCTGCAGTTGGCTTTTGCTAAGTCATATCACTCTTTTGAGCTCTAGTTTCTTGAGGGGAGTTGaattagtgtatttttaaagttccttccAGCTTTGAAATTTCAAGATTTTATGTATAAACATAAGGCAGGAGAACAAATCTGGATATATCTGAAATCTGTGTAGAGGGCAGTTACCTTGTCAATATTCAGAGGAAGCACGTATCTCCTCACTTCAGGCTGGGGAGcttttctggcattttttttcacCTCTTCCCAGTTCTCACGTAAATTGGCTAAATATAAGTAATTATAAACAAATTCAAATCTGCAAAAGTAAGAAGTCAGACATGAGCACAGACAATTGCAAATAATTTCAGAGAGATGATCCATGCCTTTTAAAAGAACAACTGCCTGCCTATTCtgtatagcctttttttttttttttttaagatttatttatttattttagagagagaacaggcaAGCAAGCACGGTGtagggggtaggggtaggggggaagggcagagggggagagagtcttaaggagactctgtgctgagcgtagAGCTGAGGTCAGGCTCGCTTCcaccaaccctgagatcaggacctgagctgaaacctagagtcggacacttaaccgactgtgccacccaggcgctccaaccTGCCTGTTTTTTTATTCTCCAACCCAGAAACTGCTAATGACCCAAGTATATTAGAGCCATTTCCTCCTGTCCATGCTGCacgaaaaacaaacaaacaaaacaaagaaacctgCCTCACCAGTATGTTTACATAAGAGCAGCTTTTGAtactttctgttctgtttctccaTCATCATCCTGTGTCTTTATGGGCTACTATCTTTTTAAGTGACTTGGTATTCTCAAGAAAGCGTGCCTCATTCATCCAAACCCAGAGTGGGTGGAGTTCAAGGCCCCACAGGGGAACTTGTCAAGTTGCAGTGAGGTTAAGTTTAAATTTACTTATCAGGGCATAGCACCTTTTATTTTCAGATCAGGTTCATAGACCTGATCAGTTTTCAATAATTAACCAGGGTTTGATGTTCAGTTTATGATTGCTTCTGATTACCTAGCCTCCCTACTGCTTTTTCAATTATATTCTGTGACTTAAGCAcacttcttgctttttttttagcTGTAATTCATATTAAATATTGAGAGCAGCATCTCTGAAAATGGCCCCTAATTTCTAGGCATGACTGGGAGGTGTAACATTATCCAGTGTCCTTTCTTACCCTTTCCAGCAACAGAGATCCACAATCAGAAACTCATTGTCTTCATAAGTATTGATGTGATGGAAGAGATTAAAAGAAGAGGTCCTGTATTTATTATTGagatactttcttctttttttgtcagCGATATGAAGCCAAACCTTGAAAAGTGAGGAGAATATGTTGatgcatttaaaaaggaaaacattatacATTATGAAACATCTTCTTTGGAATCATAAACTTGACAGATGCACAACTTACCCCCATGGTTTCATTGGACTCAAAACAATCCATGTAGTTGGCTCCCCAAAGACTCCATGAAGAAAGGAACTTGAATAGGTTAATTTTGACTGGCGTCTCCACAAAAACAATATAGTTGGGAGTCAAACCAAAACTGTTTAGAAGCACAAATAGACTTGTGAATGGGAAGGGCCGATTctcaaaccacaaagaaatatgTGCACATGAGGTATGAATCAACAGTGCCTACATGagattaattacatttaaatttaggTTTCTGCAAGAAAATGTCGTGATCAGGATTGGTATCAAAGGTAGGCAAAGCAGATCTTTAAACTTGAGTTTTCCTGAAGATTCATAGCAGGCCTTCAAGTTACCTATGGACGTAAGATGGCTTGAATCGGTCACTGCAGGGGAATTGTACAACGACCTCTGACTTGCTTATTGGATCTTCCTTGTCTGAAATAAAGCGGTTTTAAAAGGCTTTGgaaaagccttttttttcctcttttaatacaaagcatttagaacagCTTATGCaagtaaagaaatacattttcagatcttgatttttttttttagggcttattttcctttcctcagtCATTGGCATTTCTTAGGGAAATTTCACGTGGAGCTACAGTCACCCAGGAAAATCCAAACAGCAGCAGATTTGGAAACGTGTGCTCAGTGTTGTGGCAGGCAGAGGACCGTGGGGTCCCATCTTAACAACTGGAGGTGGTAGGTGCTAAGTCAGTGAGTAAGGTAAAAATGTAGTATGATGAAAATGCCTTTTGTAATCCCTTAAGTTACCTGTAAAGTATATGTGGGTTTGTCTCATTAGTTCTGTACAGTAATTCTTAAGCACAGTAAAGTTTGTTTCCTACTATGTTAGTGGTCTTCAAACcttagtgtgcatcagaatcacataAAGAGTGTCTTAAAAGAGTAATCGTGGGTCCACACCCAGAATTCCTCCTTCAGTCAACCACTGGTGGGGCTCTGGATTTCTAGCGGCTTCCCCAAGTGATGCTGCCGGTCTAGGGACTACAGCTTGAGATCCATGCTATGCAATACTAaactatatattcaaatatatatatatattcaaatatatatatatatatattcaatctatatatattcaaataattctGTTGCCAAGATGGTTATCAAACTTCTGGCAGTGAATGGAGGATGAATGGAGAATTCTAAAGAGtactctcttttctgttttaatattatttctctaTAATATTAATATGAGTTAATAGATTTGTTTGTGGCTTTGGGAATTAAAAACACAGAATACGTAGTACCTtctcatgtatgtgtgtgtgctatgatgcatatgcatatgtttgtttaaaaatttaattttgcctGGAACATGAATAAGGGCTCAATAAGTATTTCCTGAATTTGAATCTAACTCTTATATGAGCAAATACTCATATACACTACATTTTTGAAACATTGTAGAATATGATTTGGCCACttgctttctatattttcaaGTCGTCATTTTCTGCTACCGTGCTTCTGGGCATTGGTCCCTGGTAGAGCAATCGGAAAGTAATTTAACTGTGCATCTATAATGTGATCCTGATATTCTGATCTGGTAATCCCATTTCCGGGAATTTTCTCACAATATAGATACTTGTTTTAAGAAGAGTCAAATTGGTAAACTGACCTGCTTGTAGTGGAGGGATCTTTACAATATTGTAGGCAATTGAAAAATTTTTCCCAAAGCAATTACCAATGTTGTAAACAGTTCcatcactttcaatatgggggtgaGCAGTGGCTCCATTGACAGAGACATAGTTGCAAAGATCAACCTATGGAAGGAGAACAGATGTCATCCGTGTAAAGAGAAACGCTGTTTTACCCTGTGGTCTCTAGGTCTGACCTTACTGCTACCACTTGCATCCTCACccaaaatgcattttctctttcttccatctttctggGTTCTACCCTATTTCAAGTCTGCCTGAGTTCCTATTTTCAGTGCACAGCTTTCCTCTGACCCTCATGCTGAGCCCCAAACCTCTGAAATCTTGGAGATTCTTGACTGTGTTCTTCAGTGTATACCATACACGGTTCTGGTTAGTTACTTTCCTTTTGCACATGCAGATTGTTCTCAAACTGATAATGTGATTCCTGGGATTTCTTTATATCTCCCCTATTGTATTAGATGAATTGTGTGAAATTGCTGAGatatacaataatttttattttacaaaaatggccATTTTGTATAGTATAACCTAAATACCAAATCCAGTGGCTTGCACAGAGTATAAATTTGGAACTGAAAGAAACCCCAGAATTCTATTTAGTACAGAGTCAACCTAAATAGACTTCAGGAGAACCATGAATCTCCTGGAATTAAATGCAAATGTTTTGGAGAAAAGATTTAGCGCTTTAATTCAATTTGGAGTCTCATAAGAAATTCAGAATCACAAATCTAGCATAAATCTCTCTGtgtacagaaagagaaattgaggtctaagagaggtcaagtgatttttttcaaggatACAGAGCCACACACTGGCAAAATCAGCACTAGAATGTCTACCATGACTTGCTCAGTAcagatttattgaatgaataattgaTGAGGTATATATTTAACCAAAATTCTTTCTATTTGATTAGGAGAATATGTTTTAAAGGGAGTTTTTAGTATTCTTATTTAAATAACAAGTAAGACATTCATTCGTTCGATCATTCATCAAGTACTCATTGAACTTCTATTATTACTATACCAGGGTCAAGAATTCACTCTAGATTTGTGCTGCCCAAAATGGTAGCCACATGTAATTTAATGTGGATTGATTTTGattagataaaattttaaatttagttcctcagtcacattagccacatttcaggtaCTCAGTAGCACTTGGAGAATGCACATAGAGAACACTGCCGTCATTGTAGAAAGTTCTATTTTATAGTACTGTTAGACCAATAAGCTGGTATATAATATAGTGTATTGCTGGTAAATGCAAAATGGTATCTGTAGAGAAGGGTCATCTAACCCAGACTGGGAGATTAGACCAGGCTTCCCAAGGGCAATGACTCCAACTAATGCTTGAAAGACAAGTAAAAGTTAGCCAGGTGGAGAAGGATGACAGGTGTTTCAGGGAGTGGGAACCCTAACGTACAAGCATTGAATTGTGAAATAGTAGGTGCTGTTTGGGGATTACGAGTCTGTAATCTGTGAAAGGCATGCACGGAGGAGGAGAAATAAGAACCAGTCAGCCACAATGTCCTGTTTGGACTTTATCTTGGGAAATGTGGGTGCCTCAGATAGAGTAACACATTTAtacttgtattttagaaaaattgctTCTACTGAATTAGGGACGTTGTATTTAAGAGAATCAGGCTGGAGGCAAAGGCACTGATTAGGAGGCTATtttagtaatagtaataaaaaaaatcaagttttgaaactatatttttatatgaagtCAAGGCACACTGATACAATGAAACTTGACCCCCTAATAAAGGCTATCTTCGAGCCGTGAGCCGTACATGAACTTTACATTTGCAGTTATAGTACCATAGCAATTTGAGTACAGATTCACTCATCAGAGTTAAATGAATGGTTTAGAATTCAGTTTCAGTTCTTCTCCAAATTATCTAACACATACCCTTATACAATTACAGACATacatcaaaaacaagaaagagtTATTGAAGAGGATATGTTAAGCCTTAGTAAATAGTCTGCTGAGAATTATAAATTAGCTAGTGACATTGAGACCTAGGGTTGGgactatttttcctttctatttctcctACACTGAATTTCTAGTtctggttcttaaattccacctaacTTGTCTCCTAGCTATCCCTTATCTCTTGTGTTCTCCCATATAGTTTATGCATGGCTTCCAGATTAAGTATCCTAAAGCACAGCTCTGCTTACACCATTTCTCCAAGCAAAAACTGCCAGTAGCTTCCCATTAGCTAAACAACTTATTCCAAGTTTTTGTCTTACCCAGGTTGTCTTTACCTATTGATAGATCCTTTGCACCTAGTATAAATTCTGATACATGGCAGGGACTCAGTTTGTGtcacaaatgaatgaacacatatgTTAGGCATTTTATAAGGTTTTCCTCCAACCCATATAATAAGTGTTTAAAATTTcatagaggaagaaacaaaagtttGCCCTGTGTCACATAGCTAATTGTTGATGACAAAGCAAGGAGGTGAAAATCTATCTGGCTCTCATGTTCTTTCCCCCAAATTGCAGTTAATTCTAAACTGCACATTCTAACTTCTCGAGCAATGCTGCCTGAGCATTGTGTCCTACCTGCTTAATTGTCTCCAAGGTCTCGGGATTAATCTTTGTAATGAAGTTGGTCTCTGTGCAGGCATAGTAATCTTCCCCTACTGGGTAGACGTTAACAAGGGCATTGTCAGTGACCTCCACTCCTcgaaagtaagaaaaaaacctGCAGAAGCAAATGGATTTTTCAGTCCAGTAACTTTCAAGCCGTGAGAGAAAAGGGCTAATGTAAAATGTCTTTAATAACATGCAGTCAAGTTTCAGTAACCTGGAAAATATATTCTTGCAGGGATCTGGGAAAGCACAGGTGCCAAATTCCGTTATGACGATTCTTTTCTCAGTCATTGCCCGGACGTAAGCATCAGTGCGGATGAACCTGAAGGACACGGAGACATGGGAAAGGGTCATAGGCACGGGCAATCAGTGTGGTCCATATGGAGCTGAGAATGGTCATTCCGTGTGTCCTTAGCAAGTTGGAACCATAAATCCACAACATGAAGAATGAGGAGTATTGTCAGGTCACTTTCTCAGAGTGactaagagagaaagagacaacgTGCTATGAGCTTAAGTTTATGTCTTATAAACCTCACaatgacagatgaggaaattgaagctcatGGCTTGGACTTGTCATGTCCAGCAGAGAAGTTAAGCCATTGACATATGTGATGGAGCTGGATTAGAACTCAAGTTGGCCAGGGCCAGGAAAGGTGCATTTCTCCATATCACACTATGCAGCCTCCATGGGTGGTTCACATAGGACCTCTGACTTCCTGTAGCCTGTAACATATCAACCTAACACTGAATGGAGAAATACAGAACATGGTGTGCCGAATTATATTCCTTTCAATCTCCCTTATGTCactcttggtttttttcttcgatttaaaaatttattttgctagTTTTAAAAGTAGGTGTTCTTGAATCCAGTATCTTGCACAGACAGAACTCCGCAACCATATCCCATACGTTGCCTAGGATTTCTCATGTAGAAAGCCAATTAAAATCTGATTTTGCATTTCTTCCAATGcatataataaagtttaaaatttcatgaatgaagaaacaaagtcaagaagaggaaaaagtacCAAGGTCTTTAGGGGGCATATGAAAGCTTCGTCGGACTTTAGCTAAATTTGTGCTTGACCTGATCTATTTCTCTTCTATTACAGTCTGAGTTATCCTGACTATAGCAAACCttcatttgctcttccttttggTGTCTCTTCAGAATTCCTGATACCTGTGGTGATCAACAAAGCCTCTAACGGGTCTGACTATTAAAGCAAAAGCaatttattgttgtgttaatggATACTTGGACTGAAGGCTTAGACCTCGGGGCCTTTTTGCAACAATCTTCTGTTCTTAGAAAActtattaataatacattatatgttaaaaaaaaagaagaaagtaagaagggaaaaatgaagggaggggaatcagagggggagatgaaccatgagactgtggactctgagaaactaactgagggttctagaggggaggcgggtgggggggatgggttagcctggtgatgggtattaaagagggcatgtactgattggagcgctgggtgttataagcaaacaatgaatcatggaacactacatcaaaaattaatgatctactgtatggtgactaacataacataataaaataaaattaaaaaaaggaaaaacattttgaatagtgataaaaaaagaaaaaaggaaacatcttTCTTGTATCATTATGACATAATTTGGCCCTTCCCTCTCTGTGCCACCCCTCCCTCCTACCCAGGGGCCtttctgattattaaaaaaaaaaaaaaagagtcaagagAACCAGTGGtctaataattataacaataactATAATAATAGCAACTTATTATTACTGCATGCTTTCCAggtacttcatttaatccttgtaatGACCCCTGAAGTAGAATTTTAGAGATGACAAAACCAAGAATTAGAGATTAACATCTTGCCAAAGGTTGCCCATTTAGGCAAGTGGTGTTTGGTAGATGTAGAATTTGAAGCTGGCCTGTTGGGCCCGAAAGCCCTAGTCCTTAGGTTCTTCTTTATCATCgcacagctcccaggtatctATGCAAATGTCCTGGGTCAGTTGATTCTGAGAGGAAGCAAATCTAGAAGTCGCCTCTTGGGTTCAAGAGGTTGAGAAACATGTAGGAGGAGGAGCTAAGCtaggccccacccccaggaggagtgggacCTGGCATTCTTTACCTTCTATGATATGTGACATGTCCTTCTTTAAAGTCAAACTTGTGCAGGAGGGCTTGCCCATCAAACAGGTGGTAAAATGGTTCAGATCCAACTTCAAAGAGTCCTGGCCCACATCGAAGGAGACTGCCAGTGAGCCAGAGGGGGATCCTGCCTGTGATGAAGGTGAGACATAGAGCATTGTTTCTTACCCCTGCCCTTTGCTGGGCACATCCCTAGCAAGGGGTGGTGATTATATTAGCCCCTCAGTTGGGCAGCCTCTTTGTAATGCTGATAGTGATTTTCATTCCCAGCTCTCACCGGGGGCGGCCCTTACAAAATGCTTGCTGACTTGACTCCCCTTTTGCTAGGAGACCAAGTGGTGGGAAACGTTGCAATGCCTGGGTTTGGTGGGACAAAGACAAGGAAAAGCACCTAGGGACTCTGGAGGAAATGGGAGGACAATGGGGCTCCGCCCCTAACAGATTTCCCCAGACACCAACATATTTGCCTTTTTACCGTCTCACTTTTAAGAATTTCAAATTTCTTGATGTATTTTGATGGAGTGAGGGGTAGGAAAGGTGGATTAGGAATAAGGatcaaaacactaaaaaaaaggTGTTTCTATAGAAGAAGCCATCTAAATGGCAACAAGAATACTGGCTTTTTAAAACCTATTCCTTGGAGGTTATGGGCTACTGTCCAGGTGATTAACCTCCTGAAGGAGAAATTGCACAGGGCTGGCTGTCAGAGACCTGGATTCTGGTTCAGGATTTGCCACATGCCATCTCTGgggctcagtgtcctcatctgcaaaatgaggggtATACAACAAAAGCCATAAGGCCTTTCAGTTTAAGCAGTTAGGTCTGTGCCCTTGTATCCTTTGGAAAGTGCAGTGTTTGCTTAAtccttacaaattttttttaaacaaatggattATTTCCTGCAGTTCCATTTCAGCAGCCTGCTTCATAAGAATGTATAATTCTGATAAAACCTTTAAGAAGGCATGACTTAACTAATGACACAACATACATTTGATTGCTAGAACCTGAATTGTTAGCATCAGAATCTAGCTGAGAGAGAACATTTAgcttctcccttttattttacagaagaggaaatgggaggaAAGAGACTTGCCATTCCAAGCAAGGATGACGTATGGGTCACGTGATGTCTTTGGATAATgctaacaatagtaataataaacaaCCACTTAGTGGCTGCTTTATTTTGGACACTAGGTGAATCTTTCAGTTATCCTACTCAATCTTCACAATATCCCCATGAGGGAAAGTTTGGTTTTTGATAGGTAAGGGAACTGAAactcagaaagtttaagtaacttgtaAGATTCCCAGCTAGTAAAATAATGGAGCTGCAATTAGCTGCAATTATCACCAcatctgtctgattccagaagCAATACAACAGGCATGAAACCTACCACCCTTTATTGTAATATTTCCAGATGCTTGTCACCTGGTCCTCACTTATCCAGACACTGGAATATAATGGAACAGACATTTCTAGGAAActgactatgtgccaggtactgagtTAGGCACTGACAGTTTCAAGATGACAAAAGATGTAGTCCCAGTCCTTAAGGAATTCCACTTAGACAGCATGTTTCTCCATTAGGGAAATAAAAGGTAAATGAGAGGAAATGGGTTTCTGGCAGAAAAGGCCCACACCTCCAGATTCCCCTCTCTGGAGCCCACAGGGGGAACCACCACTGAGAGATGCCAATGAATAAAAAGCCAGAGAAGAGGGATCTTGACAAAAATAGAGAAGATGCTTTCAAGACTGGTGAGACCAACCTGTAACATGAGCTGTGAGCGGTGAGGACAGTTCCTCCACAGTTTCGAACAGTTTCTTGTAACCACCAGCAGGATGTTCAACTCTGAAAAGGTGGAATAATTGGGAAGAAGCCCACGTTGGTACTCAGAGAAGTCCCCTAAGACAGAGGCAGAGCTCCAGGAGAAAAAGCATTCTCTGGTTCAATGTCAGAGCACCACCGCCAGTCTAGCCTTTGCTTGGGCAGGGGACAGAAATGTCCTCAGGTTTCCTAGTGGGGGCAGGTGGGTGCTGGGTCAGTGCTCTACTTTTGATGTCGGGGGAAATGacctcccttttatttatttattttctctctctctctttttaaaattttatttattttattatgttatgttagtcaccatacaatacatcattagtttttgatgtggtgatccatgattgtttttgtataacacccagtgctccatgcaaaacgtgccctccttaatacccatcactgggctcatccatccccccacccccctcccctctaaaaccctcagtttgtttcctggagtccatcatctctcatggtttgtctccccttccaatttcccccttTTAATGTCACAGTGAACTTAATTCTGCCCTCTGCAGTCTTCCCACATTTCTGATGACAAATCCATTAATCCTGCTGCTATCACTTGTCTTCCCCCAGAATTACCCTGTCCTGTCGCTACTCTAAGTGCACTGAATCATTGATTCTCTTtccttatccctctccctccaagAGTTGGGAGATGACAGCTTTTTGGGTCAGTAACTCACTCTGTTATTCACCCATATTATACCATCATCTCTTCCTATCATCCTATTTCTTCGCCAATCTCCAAGAGCTATGGTTCTCTTTAAAAATAGGCTGACTAGGAGATTCaggtttcatatttttatttatttcttacctCCTCACTTTGGCTTCATTTTATAACTTCTTAGAGTGGGGACTCTGACCAGACTCCTTATTTATGAGAGCTATCTTtcattaagcacttactatgtgccacacaCCATAAGGAGAATTTTGTATGCTCTTAGCTCATTTAAATGTCACAGTACCACAATGGGGAAAATATGGCTCTTATGCTCATTTGATATCTAGAAAATCGTAGACTGAAAGGTTAACtccaaaatcacacagccaggaaatggCTGCAACCTAGGCCAGCCTCATCACAACATCATGCTCACAACTGTTTTCAAGGCCCATTCACAAAAATCCCACAGTAATTTACACCCCAATTCTagataatttgcttcaatatgtAAATAGGAAGAAACTCTCCCCTCAAGACCTGAGGCGGCCTCCCATAAGCAGGCCATCAATCCTCTTCAGGACCTCTTGAAATAGCCCATTTACCATCGACCCACTAAGGCATTTAAAAACACCTCCCAGAGATACTTACTGGATGGACATTTTCTCTCGGTGGAGGATTGAGAGTTCTGGC is from Zalophus californianus isolate mZalCal1 chromosome 4, mZalCal1.pri.v2, whole genome shotgun sequence and encodes:
- the RPE65 gene encoding retinoid isomerohydrolase isoform X4, with the translated sequence MSIQVEHPAGGYKKLFETVEELSSPLTAHVTGRIPLWLTGSLLRCGPGLFEVGSEPFYHLFDGQALLHKFDFKEGHVTYHRRFIRTDAYVRAMTEKRIVITEFGTCAFPDPCKNIFSRFFSYFRGVEVTDNALVNVYPVGEDYYACTETNFITKINPETLETIKQVDLCNYVSVNGATAHPHIESDGTVYNIGNCFGKNFSIAYNIVKIPPLQADKEDPISKSEVVVQFPCSDRFKPSYVHSFGLTPNYIVFVETPVKINLFKFLSSWSLWGANYMDCFESNETMGVWLHIADKKRRKYLNNKYRTSSFNLFHHINTYEDNEFLIVDLCCWKGFEFVYNYLYLANLRENWEEVKKNARKAPQPEVRRYVLPLNIDKADTGKNLVTLPNTTATAILCSDETIWLEPEVLFSGPRQAFEFPQINYQKYGGKPYTYAYGLGLNHFVPDRV
- the RPE65 gene encoding retinoid isomerohydrolase isoform X3, translated to MSIQFIRTDAYVRAMTEKRIVITEFGTCAFPDPCKNIFSRFFSYFRGVEVTDNALVNVYPVGEDYYACTETNFITKINPETLETIKQVDLCNYVSVNGATAHPHIESDGTVYNIGNCFGKNFSIAYNIVKIPPLQADKEDPISKSEVVVQFPCSDRFKPSYVHSFGLTPNYIVFVETPVKINLFKFLSSWSLWGANYMDCFESNETMGVWLHIADKKRRKYLNNKYRTSSFNLFHHINTYEDNEFLIVDLCCWKGFEFVYNYLYLANLRENWEEVKKNARKAPQPEVRRYVLPLNIDKADTGKNLVTLPNTTATAILCSDETIWLEPEVLFSGPRQAFEFPQINYQKYGGKPYTYAYGLGLNHFVPDRQLCKLNVKTKETWVWQEPDSYPSEPIFVSHPDALEEDDGVVLSVVVSPGAGQKPAYLLILNAKDLSEVARAEVEINIPVTFHGLFKKS
- the RPE65 gene encoding retinoid isomerohydrolase isoform X1 — its product is MSIQVEHPAGGYKKLFETVEELSSPLTAHVTGRIPLWLTGSLLRCGPGLFEVGSEPFYHLFDGQALLHKFDFKEGHVTYHRRFIRTDAYVRAMTEKRIVITEFGTCAFPDPCKNIFSRFFSYFRGVEVTDNALVNVYPVGEDYYACTETNFITKINPETLETIKQVDLCNYVSVNGATAHPHIESDGTVYNIGNCFGKNFSIAYNIVKIPPLQADKEDPISKSEVVVQFPCSDRFKPSYVHSFGLTPNYIVFVETPVKINLFKFLSSWSLWGANYMDCFESNETMGVWLHIADKKRRKYLNNKYRTSSFNLFHHINTYEDNEFLIVDLCCWKGFEFVYNYLYLANLRENWEEVKKNARKAPQPEVRRYVLPLNIDKADTGKNLVTLPNTTATAILCSDETIWLEPEVLFSGPRQAFEFPQINYQKYGGKPYTYAYGLGLNHFVPDRQLCKLNVKTKETWVWQEPDSYPSEPIFVSHPDALEEDDGVVLSVVVSPGAGQKPAYLLILNAKDLSEVARAEVEINIPVTFHGLFKKS
- the RPE65 gene encoding retinoid isomerohydrolase isoform X5, whose protein sequence is MTEKRIVITEFGTCAFPDPCKNIFSRFFSYFRGVEVTDNALVNVYPVGEDYYACTETNFITKINPETLETIKQVDLCNYVSVNGATAHPHIESDGTVYNIGNCFGKNFSIAYNIVKIPPLQADKEDPISKSEVVVQFPCSDRFKPSYVHSFGLTPNYIVFVETPVKINLFKFLSSWSLWGANYMDCFESNETMGVWLHIADKKRRKYLNNKYRTSSFNLFHHINTYEDNEFLIVDLCCWKGFEFVYNYLYLANLRENWEEVKKNARKAPQPEVRRYVLPLNIDKADTGKNLVTLPNTTATAILCSDETIWLEPEVLFSGPRQAFEFPQINYQKYGGKPYTYAYGLGLNHFVPDRQLCKLNVKTKETWVWQEPDSYPSEPIFVSHPDALEEDDGVVLSVVVSPGAGQKPAYLLILNAKDLSEVARAEVEINIPVTFHGLFKKS
- the RPE65 gene encoding retinoid isomerohydrolase isoform X2 gives rise to the protein MSIQVEHPAGGYKKLFETVEELSSPLTAHVTGRIPLWLTGSLLRCGPGLFEVGSEPFYHLFDGQALLHKFDFKEGHVTYHRRFIRTDAYVRAMTEKRIVITEFGTCAFPDPCKNIFSRFFSYFRGVEVTDNALVNVYPVGEDYYACTETNFITKINPETLETIKQVDLCNYVSVNGATAHPHIESDGTVYNIGNCFGKNFSIAYNIVKIPPLQADKEDPISKSEVVVQFPCSDRFKPSYVHSFGLTPNYIVFVETPVKINLFKFLSSWSLWGANYMDCFESNETMGVWLHIADKKRRKYLNNKYRTSSFNLFHHINTYEDNEFLIVDLCCWKGFEFVYNYLYLANLRENWEEVKKNARKAPQPEVRRYVLPLNIDKADTGKNLVTLPNTTATAILCSDETIWLEPEVLFSGPRQAFEFPQINYQKYGGKPYTYAYGLGLNHFVPDRLCKLNVKTKETWVWQEPDSYPSEPIFVSHPDALEEDDGVVLSVVVSPGAGQKPAYLLILNAKDLSEVARAEVEINIPVTFHGLFKKS